A genomic window from Micromonospora ferruginea includes:
- a CDS encoding ABC transporter ATP-binding protein: MTTGTEPPPRGAFTTAVGDLLRRCWQQSPAKTLTAAILMIASGATLPLAAAALRWLLDAASSGQHGTAAAAGGVVATLLMAALTLGHFAHVAYFELAELSLVDYDVELIGLANGSPGLEMHEDPERADRLAVLEEEIQNVRLALEALLSAGGLIVGAATTATLLALVHPVLLLLPLVAVPPMLAGRRADRILDRARLAAAAPTRLARNLFQLATQPATAKELRVYGLQDEIRRRHAAQWRSAGDTLWSGHLRSSALRALGQMSFAVGYVGAVGLAVREAAAGRQSLGGVVLIIVLAVQVNAQVAQTVSLVPALQRFAVADRRLRELRAAAGGRSPTGNSAPPDRLRAGIALRDVSFAYPGTGRPALRNVDLLLPAGATVAIVGENGAGKTSLVKLLCGLYRPSHGTVTVDGIDLADLSLDDWRSVVTVGFQDFARYEFVARETVGVGDLPRVADDDAVTAALTRAGAADLPAQLPQGLATRLGTSYAPGTELSGGQWQKTALGRTMMRRAPLLVILDEPTAALDAEAEHALFERYAAQAARTRSYGAVTVLVSHRFSTVRMADLIVVLDAGTVTEAGGHDELMALGGSYATLYRMQAGAYR; the protein is encoded by the coding sequence ATGACGACCGGAACCGAACCACCTCCACGCGGCGCCTTCACCACCGCCGTCGGCGACCTGCTGCGCCGCTGCTGGCAGCAGAGCCCCGCCAAGACACTGACCGCCGCGATTCTCATGATCGCCAGTGGCGCGACGCTACCGCTCGCCGCCGCCGCCCTACGGTGGCTGCTCGATGCCGCGTCATCCGGCCAGCACGGGACCGCCGCCGCGGCCGGCGGCGTGGTGGCGACGCTGCTGATGGCCGCGCTGACCCTGGGCCACTTCGCCCACGTCGCCTACTTCGAGCTGGCCGAGCTCAGCCTCGTCGACTACGACGTCGAACTGATCGGGCTGGCCAACGGCTCACCGGGCCTCGAGATGCACGAGGACCCGGAGCGGGCCGACCGGCTCGCGGTGTTGGAGGAGGAGATCCAGAACGTTCGGCTCGCGCTGGAGGCGCTGCTCTCCGCGGGCGGGTTGATCGTCGGAGCGGCCACCACCGCGACCCTTCTCGCCCTGGTCCACCCGGTGCTGCTGCTGCTGCCGCTCGTCGCCGTCCCGCCGATGCTTGCCGGCCGCCGCGCCGACCGGATCCTCGACCGCGCGCGGCTCGCCGCCGCCGCGCCCACCCGCCTGGCCCGCAACCTGTTCCAGCTCGCGACGCAGCCGGCGACCGCCAAGGAACTCCGCGTGTACGGCCTGCAGGACGAGATCCGCCGGCGGCACGCGGCGCAGTGGCGCTCGGCCGGCGACACGCTGTGGAGCGGACACCTCCGCAGCAGTGCGCTACGGGCGCTCGGGCAGATGTCTTTCGCCGTCGGCTACGTCGGTGCGGTCGGGCTCGCCGTCCGCGAGGCGGCGGCGGGGCGGCAGAGTCTCGGCGGCGTCGTGCTCATCATCGTGCTCGCGGTCCAGGTGAACGCCCAGGTGGCCCAGACCGTGTCGCTCGTGCCCGCGCTCCAGCGCTTCGCCGTGGCCGACCGCCGTCTGCGTGAGCTGCGCGCCGCGGCCGGTGGCCGCTCCCCCACCGGGAACAGCGCGCCGCCGGACCGGCTGCGGGCCGGCATCGCGCTACGGGACGTGTCGTTCGCCTACCCGGGCACCGGCCGGCCCGCGCTGCGCAATGTGGACCTGCTGCTGCCGGCCGGCGCGACGGTCGCGATCGTCGGCGAGAACGGCGCCGGCAAGACGAGCCTCGTCAAGCTGCTCTGCGGGCTGTACCGACCGTCCCACGGCACCGTGACCGTGGACGGGATCGACCTCGCCGACCTGAGCCTCGACGACTGGCGCAGCGTCGTCACCGTCGGGTTCCAGGACTTCGCGCGATACGAGTTCGTGGCCCGCGAGACGGTCGGCGTCGGCGACCTGCCGCGCGTCGCCGACGACGACGCCGTCACCGCGGCGCTGACCCGCGCCGGTGCCGCCGACCTGCCCGCACAGCTACCGCAGGGCCTCGCGACCCGGCTCGGCACCAGCTACGCGCCGGGCACGGAGCTGTCCGGTGGGCAGTGGCAGAAGACAGCGCTGGGCCGCACCATGATGCGCCGGGCACCGCTGCTGGTGATCCTCGACGAGCCCACCGCGGCGCTGGACGCGGAGGCCGAGCACGCGCTCTTCGAGCGCTACGCCGCGCAGGCCGCGCGCACCCGGTCGTATGGTGCCGTCACGGTGTTGGTGTCCCACCGCTTTTCGACGGTACGCATGGCCGACCTCATCGTCGTGCTCGACGCCGGCACCGTCACCGAAGCGGGCGGCCACGACGAGCTCATGGCGCTGGGCGGCAGCTATGCGACGCTGTACCGGATGCAGGCTGGCGCCTATCGCTGA
- a CDS encoding ABC transporter ATP-binding protein, with product MTQALATCARVARHARHAVAARWRLAALLPAAGWPACVAAAACNAVLGVLPVAFVVATGSVLAGLPAAGGPQRTRVFGALVVAAAAFTALQALVPVQAALGELVARRVDARVRDELITAALRPPGLERLEDQESLALLDRARGELDRAFQSPGRGSAGLLHLIARYAQLLGFAMVLGAVSSWLAGAAVVAVVLLFRHGHRGGLHRYSNVFRANAQIRREGQYLRQLSIGPAAAKEIRVFGLADWLARRYRAHYLSWLLPTWHARRRIMLWPYFWYTGAGLLVTAAVLAGLGASAAQAGATAQAAVAIQAVMGAVRLGEYYPEADLQTEYGGDAYGAVRDFVARTGAQRSGPPVVSVDRREVPPPRHDLRFESVTFRYPGRPEPVFDGLDLTITVGRCTAVVGLNGAGKTTLVKLLARLYEPDTGTISADGTDIRRYPVERWRALLAVVFQDFLRHETSARDNIGLGSVTHLADDAGIRSSAAAAGLLDTLEGLPHGLATPLAAHVEGGTDLSGGQWQRVALARALFRLRHDGAILVLDEPTASLDVRAEARFFAEFAQLTEGRTTVLISHRFSTVRHADHIVVLDGGRISEQGSHDELVAQGGRYARLFRLQADRFGEDPTAGQGQVATV from the coding sequence GTGACCCAGGCGCTCGCGACCTGCGCCCGGGTGGCCCGGCACGCGCGGCACGCGGTGGCCGCCCGCTGGCGGCTCGCGGCGTTGCTTCCGGCAGCCGGCTGGCCCGCCTGCGTCGCCGCGGCGGCCTGCAACGCCGTCCTCGGCGTGCTGCCGGTCGCGTTCGTGGTAGCCACCGGCTCGGTCCTCGCCGGGCTGCCGGCGGCCGGCGGCCCACAGCGCACCCGGGTGTTCGGCGCGCTCGTCGTGGCGGCGGCGGCGTTCACCGCCCTGCAGGCGCTCGTGCCCGTCCAGGCGGCGCTCGGCGAACTCGTCGCCCGGCGGGTCGACGCGCGGGTGCGCGACGAGCTCATCACCGCCGCGCTGCGCCCACCCGGGTTGGAGCGGCTGGAGGACCAGGAATCGCTGGCGCTGCTGGACCGGGCACGCGGCGAGCTCGACCGCGCGTTCCAGAGCCCGGGCCGGGGAAGCGCGGGACTGCTGCACCTCATCGCCCGGTATGCGCAGTTGCTCGGCTTCGCCATGGTGCTCGGCGCGGTGTCCTCCTGGCTCGCCGGCGCCGCCGTCGTCGCGGTGGTGCTGCTGTTCCGCCACGGCCACCGCGGCGGCCTGCATCGCTACTCGAATGTCTTCCGCGCCAACGCGCAGATCCGCCGAGAAGGCCAGTACCTGCGACAACTGTCGATCGGCCCGGCCGCGGCCAAGGAGATCCGCGTCTTCGGCCTGGCCGACTGGCTCGCCCGCCGCTACCGAGCGCACTACCTGTCCTGGCTGCTGCCGACCTGGCACGCACGCCGGCGCATCATGCTGTGGCCGTACTTCTGGTACACCGGCGCCGGCCTGCTCGTCACCGCCGCGGTCCTCGCCGGCCTCGGCGCCTCGGCCGCGCAGGCGGGCGCGACGGCGCAGGCGGCGGTCGCCATCCAGGCGGTGATGGGCGCCGTCCGACTCGGGGAGTACTACCCCGAGGCAGATCTGCAGACCGAGTACGGCGGCGACGCCTACGGCGCGGTGCGGGATTTCGTCGCCCGGACCGGGGCGCAGCGGTCCGGGCCGCCAGTCGTGTCCGTCGACCGCCGCGAGGTGCCACCGCCGCGACACGACCTGCGCTTCGAGAGCGTCACCTTCCGCTACCCGGGCCGGCCGGAGCCGGTCTTCGACGGTCTCGACCTGACCATCACCGTGGGTCGCTGCACCGCCGTCGTCGGGCTCAACGGCGCCGGCAAGACGACACTGGTGAAGCTGCTCGCCCGGCTGTACGAGCCGGACACCGGCACGATCAGCGCGGACGGCACCGACATCCGTCGGTACCCGGTCGAGCGCTGGCGGGCCCTGCTCGCCGTGGTGTTCCAGGACTTCCTGCGTCATGAGACCTCCGCCCGCGACAACATCGGCCTGGGCAGCGTGACGCACCTGGCCGACGATGCCGGGATCCGTTCGTCGGCTGCGGCGGCGGGCCTCCTCGACACGTTGGAGGGGCTGCCACACGGTCTCGCGACCCCACTCGCCGCCCACGTCGAAGGCGGTACCGACCTGTCCGGCGGGCAGTGGCAGCGCGTCGCGCTCGCCCGCGCGCTGTTCCGCCTGCGTCACGACGGCGCGATCCTGGTCCTCGACGAGCCGACCGCCAGCCTCGACGTGCGCGCCGAAGCCCGGTTCTTCGCCGAGTTCGCGCAGCTCACCGAGGGACGGACGACAGTGCTCATCTCGCATCGCTTCTCCACCGTGCGCCACGCCGACCACATCGTCGTGCTCGACGGCGGTCGGATCAGCGAGCAGGGCAGCCACGACGAACTGGTCGCCCAAGGCGGCCGGTACGCCCGCCTCTTCCGCCTGCAGGCAGACCGCTTCGGCGAGGACCCCACGGCGGGGCAGGGTCAGGTGGCGACGGTATGA
- a CDS encoding cytochrome P450, which yields MTSSATHPARLPGPSGPPLVGRQLAFLRDPLGFLTRAHRDYGDLVALPLNGGRVVAAFGAAEVAAVYAGLGEHVEISGGGGINLRSHDEVQGRGPLNSTGTEHAAYRKICHRALGQHSLAAYSTVAVEETERLLRRWRPGQVVDLVPEITALTRRIFKVYMFGADMSETAPDADAAVDLYIDLMESTVRRLATTFVPIEIPGLAQRRRLRTATSAIDELVTGLDPARAVPPRHSLAQALLAEVERAGLPPDPRLVREFMLQLHFAGLTSLASALIWALLLLALHPAATAEALAELSGATGGRIPRPEDVKALPYLEAVLNETMRLYPAAAWEFKQTIRATDVGGHLLPAGTTLMLAPWVTQRAERSFADPLTFAPGRFVGRDDYPPGAFEPWGTGERSCIGKMLARNAFRSVVGGIIQRYRLDLAPGQRIEPHPGLLGTRMLPRPGVRVVLSDQDGDTGREVAVVHGSVIGARPGPAGRT from the coding sequence GTGACCTCCTCAGCCACTCACCCCGCTCGGCTGCCCGGGCCCTCGGGACCGCCGCTCGTCGGCCGCCAGCTCGCGTTCCTACGCGACCCGCTGGGCTTCCTGACGCGGGCCCACCGCGACTACGGCGACCTCGTCGCGCTGCCGCTCAACGGCGGCCGGGTCGTCGCCGCCTTCGGCGCGGCTGAGGTCGCCGCCGTCTACGCCGGCCTCGGCGAACACGTGGAGATCAGCGGTGGGGGCGGCATCAACCTGCGCTCCCACGACGAGGTCCAGGGACGGGGACCGCTGAACTCGACCGGGACCGAGCACGCGGCGTACCGCAAGATCTGCCACCGCGCCCTCGGCCAGCACTCACTCGCCGCCTACAGCACCGTGGCCGTCGAGGAGACCGAGCGGTTGCTGCGGCGCTGGCGACCCGGACAGGTCGTCGACCTGGTGCCCGAGATCACCGCGCTGACGCGGCGCATCTTCAAGGTGTACATGTTCGGCGCGGACATGTCCGAGACCGCGCCCGACGCCGACGCCGCCGTCGACCTCTACATCGATCTCATGGAGTCGACCGTGCGCCGGCTCGCCACGACGTTCGTCCCGATCGAGATCCCGGGCCTGGCCCAACGCCGCCGGCTGCGTACCGCGACCTCGGCGATCGATGAGCTGGTGACCGGGCTCGACCCGGCGCGTGCCGTGCCGCCGCGCCACTCGCTCGCCCAGGCGCTGCTGGCCGAGGTGGAGCGCGCCGGGCTGCCCCCTGACCCGCGGCTCGTGCGCGAGTTCATGCTGCAGCTGCACTTCGCCGGGCTGACGTCGCTCGCCTCGGCGCTGATCTGGGCGCTGCTGCTGCTGGCGCTGCACCCGGCAGCCACGGCCGAGGCGCTCGCCGAGCTGTCCGGGGCCACCGGTGGACGTATCCCCCGCCCGGAGGACGTGAAGGCGCTGCCGTACCTCGAGGCCGTGCTCAACGAGACCATGCGGCTGTACCCGGCGGCGGCATGGGAGTTCAAGCAGACCATCCGGGCCACCGACGTCGGCGGCCACCTCCTGCCCGCGGGGACGACTCTCATGCTCGCGCCCTGGGTCACGCAGCGTGCCGAGCGCTCGTTCGCCGACCCTCTCACGTTCGCCCCGGGGCGCTTCGTCGGCCGCGACGACTATCCACCCGGCGCCTTCGAGCCCTGGGGCACCGGAGAACGCTCGTGCATCGGCAAGATGCTCGCCCGCAACGCGTTCCGCTCCGTGGTCGGAGGCATCATCCAGCGGTACCGCCTCGACCTGGCGCCCGGCCAGCGCATCGAGCCTCACCCGGGCCTGCTCGGCACCCGCATGCTGCCCCGTCCGGGCGTCCGGGTCGTCCTCTCCGATCAGGACGGCGACACGGGCCGCGAGGTCGCTGTCGTGCACGGCTCGGTGATCGGCGCCCGCCCCGGACCGGCGGGGCGCACGTGA
- a CDS encoding glycosyltransferase family 2 protein encodes MTTEGSAASDAPLVSVVVPCYNGAEYIRHAVRSALGQTYSNIEVIVVDDGSVDDSRAILETTFGDKIAIVSIPNGGPSAARNVGLRMAQGEYVQFLDADNVLTPTKVARSVEAFATEPDADIVFTAMHEPRDYEFTETTTFPEEDLTQTVERIMERTYELVFPGTGMPALETSQPLFRRDRLLEHGGWDETLTVVEDTELVCRMVMRGVRIRHIPMVGVIYRDHPGDRVTNRMRFDNEAYFRSVLKMIKVARECGWMHGAVQSFSMRYLVWIAGLECVRQGKRDHARRYLAVAREISPALPGPLPFRAAVRVLGPLGALSVVGVLVNLALRIAPHRTRAALGIPEPD; translated from the coding sequence GTGACGACCGAGGGCTCCGCAGCGTCCGACGCGCCGTTGGTGAGCGTCGTGGTGCCGTGCTACAACGGCGCGGAATACATCCGGCACGCCGTCCGAAGTGCGCTTGGACAAACGTATTCGAATATCGAGGTCATCGTCGTCGACGACGGTTCTGTTGACGACAGCAGAGCTATTCTGGAAACGACTTTCGGCGACAAGATAGCGATCGTCAGCATCCCCAATGGTGGCCCCTCCGCGGCCCGCAACGTAGGGTTGCGGATGGCCCAGGGCGAATATGTGCAGTTCCTCGACGCAGACAATGTGCTGACCCCGACGAAGGTCGCCCGGTCAGTCGAGGCGTTCGCCACCGAACCGGACGCCGACATCGTTTTCACGGCCATGCACGAACCGCGCGACTACGAGTTCACCGAGACGACCACCTTCCCGGAGGAGGACCTGACGCAGACCGTCGAGCGGATTATGGAACGCACGTACGAACTGGTCTTCCCCGGGACCGGGATGCCCGCGCTGGAGACCTCCCAGCCGCTGTTCCGGCGGGACAGGTTGCTGGAGCACGGGGGCTGGGACGAGACGCTCACCGTCGTGGAGGACACCGAGCTCGTGTGTCGCATGGTGATGCGGGGCGTTCGTATCCGGCACATCCCCATGGTCGGCGTGATCTATCGCGACCACCCCGGTGACCGGGTGACCAACCGTATGCGCTTCGACAACGAAGCCTACTTCCGCTCGGTGCTAAAAATGATCAAGGTGGCCCGCGAATGCGGATGGATGCACGGAGCCGTCCAGAGCTTTTCGATGCGGTATCTGGTCTGGATCGCCGGGCTTGAATGCGTCCGGCAGGGCAAGCGCGACCACGCCCGGCGTTACCTGGCGGTCGCCCGCGAAATCAGTCCGGCCCTGCCCGGCCCGCTGCCGTTCCGGGCGGCGGTGAGGGTACTCGGCCCGCTCGGCGCCCTCAGCGTCGTCGGTGTCCTCGTCAACCTCGCCTTGAGAATCGCGCCCCACCGCACCCGGGCGGCTCTCGGCATCCCGGAGCCGGACTGA
- a CDS encoding LmbU family transcriptional regulator: MITPVGLRIPGDLSFDGWERAGRQLSRIIDSTAWCLGDWLVYGKHKYADRYLQAIQMADLDYQTLRNYAWVARRFELGRRRDGLSFQHHAEVASLVPAEQDHWLDEAERHGWSRNQLRRNVRAGRRGLAPTAATNAAVLPRVSVPSDRFERWQAAADRSSTDFGEWIVAALDRAAAQALRAEAAASPHSSAA, encoded by the coding sequence ATGATCACGCCAGTTGGTCTGCGCATCCCCGGCGACCTCTCCTTCGACGGCTGGGAGCGTGCCGGCCGACAGCTGTCGAGGATCATCGACTCCACCGCGTGGTGCCTGGGTGACTGGCTCGTGTACGGCAAGCACAAGTACGCGGACCGGTACCTGCAGGCGATCCAAATGGCCGACCTGGACTACCAGACACTGCGCAACTACGCCTGGGTCGCCCGCCGCTTCGAGCTCGGTCGACGGCGCGACGGGCTCAGCTTCCAGCACCACGCGGAGGTCGCGTCGCTCGTGCCGGCCGAGCAGGACCACTGGCTCGACGAGGCCGAACGGCACGGCTGGTCGCGCAACCAGTTGCGCCGGAACGTGCGCGCCGGCCGTCGCGGCCTCGCGCCCACCGCCGCGACCAACGCTGCCGTGCTGCCGCGGGTCAGCGTGCCGAGCGACCGCTTCGAGCGCTGGCAGGCCGCCGCCGACCGCAGCTCCACCGATTTCGGCGAGTGGATCGTCGCTGCGCTCGACCGGGCCGCCGCGCAGGCGTTGCGCGCCGAGGCGGCTGCCTCACCGCACAGCTCCGCGGCGTAG